CTATTTCAGCGAACATCGGGATTTGCCGGCGGCCAAGCGTTTCTTCAGGAAAGCGCTGGAGCGCCATGGGCGTCCCGATCGTGTCGTCATCGATGGTAGCCAGACCAACCAGGAGGCGATCGTTTCCTGCGATACGACACATCGATTGCAGGATCGCTGCAGGCGCCGACCGAAGCCGATCCGAATCCGCCAAAGCCAATACTTGAACAACCGGATCGAGCAGGACCATCGGCGGATCAAGCGCCGTGTTCGGCCGATGCTCGGCTTCAAATCTCCCGCAGCCGCAAGCATCATCCTCGACGGCATCGAAATGCTTCACATGATGCGCAAACGACAGGCGAGGTTCGCCTTCAACCCAAATCCGTCATT
This is a stretch of genomic DNA from Mesorhizobium sp. L-2-11. It encodes these proteins:
- a CDS encoding IS6 family transposase, yielding MFRGRHFDRSVILVCVRWYLAYGLSLRDLKEMMAERGISVDHSTIHRWVVHFSPLLLERFNRRKRAATGKWHVDETYIKVRGQWMYLYRAIDSVGDTVEFYFSEHRDLPAAKRFFRKALERHGRPDRVVIDGSQTNQEAIVSCDTTHRLQDRCRRRPKPIRIRQSQYLNNRIEQDHRRIKRRVRPMLGFKSPAAASIILDGIEMLHMMRKRQARFAFNPNPSLAEQFDILAAA